A window of the Enterobacteriaceae bacterium 4M9 genome harbors these coding sequences:
- the cpxR gene encoding envelope stress response regulator transcription factor CpxR: protein MNKILLVDDDRELTSLLKELLDMEGFNVLVAHDGEQALDLLDDTVDLLLLDVMMPKKNGIDTLKELRQTHQTPVIMLTARGSELDRVLGLELGADDYLPKPFNDRELVARIRAILRRSHWSEQQQTSDNGSPTLEVDALSLNPGRQEASFDGKTLELTGTEFTLLYLLAQHLGQVVSREHLSQEVLGKRLTPFDRAIDMHISNLRRKLPERKDGHPWFKTLRGRGYLMVSAS, encoded by the coding sequence ATGAATAAAATCCTGTTAGTCGATGATGACCGAGAGCTCACTTCCCTGTTAAAGGAGTTGCTCGACATGGAAGGGTTCAATGTTCTTGTCGCCCATGATGGCGAGCAGGCGCTAGACCTCCTGGATGACACCGTCGATTTGCTTTTGCTTGACGTGATGATGCCGAAGAAAAACGGCATTGATACGTTAAAAGAGCTGCGCCAGACGCATCAAACCCCTGTCATTATGCTGACCGCGCGTGGCAGCGAACTTGACCGCGTACTGGGCCTTGAGCTGGGTGCTGACGACTATCTGCCGAAGCCGTTTAACGACCGGGAGCTGGTTGCCCGTATCCGCGCTATTCTGCGTCGCTCTCACTGGAGCGAACAGCAGCAGACCAGTGATAACGGCTCTCCAACGCTGGAAGTCGATGCGCTGAGCCTCAACCCTGGCCGCCAGGAAGCCAGCTTTGACGGTAAAACACTGGAGTTGACCGGTACCGAGTTCACGCTTCTCTACTTGCTGGCGCAGCATCTTGGTCAGGTGGTCTCACGTGAACATCTCAGCCAGGAAGTGCTGGGTAAACGCCTCACGCCGTTTGACCGCGCCATTGATATGCATATTTCTAACCTGCGTCGCAAACTCCCTGAGCGCAAGGACGGACACCCCTGGTTTAAAACCCTCAGAGGACGCGGCTATCTGATGGTATCAGCTTCATGA
- the cpxP gene encoding cell-envelope stress modulator CpxP codes for MRNVSAAVMASTLMLIALPGQAAEALAGDKWYQPDGATQRNSVQQHMFDGISLTEQQRQQMRDLMQLARHNQSPVNVSELETMHRLVTSEKFDEKAVRTQAEKMAQEQVARQVEMAKVRNQMFQLLTPEQRAVLNDKHRLRMNQLREIADLQKNSVLQISSSNRSNQ; via the coding sequence ATGCGCAATGTTTCCGCTGCCGTCATGGCCTCAACCCTGATGCTGATTGCGTTACCAGGCCAGGCTGCTGAAGCCCTCGCGGGTGACAAGTGGTATCAGCCTGACGGGGCAACGCAGCGCAACAGTGTTCAGCAACATATGTTTGACGGCATTAGCCTGACTGAGCAACAGCGCCAGCAAATGCGCGACCTGATGCAATTAGCCAGACACAATCAGTCACCTGTTAATGTTAGCGAATTAGAGACCATGCATCGGCTTGTAACGTCAGAAAAGTTTGACGAAAAAGCTGTGCGTACTCAGGCAGAAAAAATGGCACAGGAACAGGTTGCCCGCCAGGTTGAAATGGCGAAAGTGCGCAACCAGATGTTCCAGCTATTAACACCCGAGCAGCGAGCGGTTTTAAATGACAAACACCGCCTGCGTATGAATCAGCTTCGTGAAATTGCTGATTTGCAAAAAAACTCAGTATTACAGATTAGTAGCAGTAATCGTAGTAATCAGTAA
- the fieF gene encoding CDF family cation-efflux transporter FieF (FieF, a metal efflux transporter, is a member of the CDF (cation diffusion facilitator) family of transporters.), with the protein MDQQYGRLVSRAAVAATVMASSLLLIKIFAWWHTGSVTILASLVDSLVDIGASLTNLLVVRYSLQPADEEHTFGHGKAESLSALAQSMFISGSALFLLLTGIQHLVRPEPLNQPGVGIIVTVVALASTLALVTFQRWVVRKTRSQAVRADMLHYQSDVMMNGAILVALVLASFGWQRADSLFALGIGIYILYSALRMGFDAVQSLLDRALPDEEQTAIVDIATSWPGVRGAHDFRTRQSGPTRFIQLHLEMDDQLPLVQAHAIADAVEQAIRQRFPGSDVIIHQDPCSVVPSHTAKKLPDGGY; encoded by the coding sequence ATGGACCAACAATACGGGCGTCTGGTTAGCCGGGCGGCGGTTGCGGCAACGGTAATGGCCTCGTCGCTATTGCTGATTAAAATTTTTGCCTGGTGGCATACCGGTTCGGTCACCATTCTGGCATCGCTGGTTGATTCACTGGTGGATATTGGCGCGTCGTTAACCAATTTATTGGTTGTACGTTATTCGCTACAGCCCGCAGATGAAGAACACACATTCGGTCACGGCAAAGCCGAATCGCTGTCGGCACTGGCGCAGAGCATGTTTATCTCGGGGTCGGCGTTATTTCTGCTGCTGACTGGTATTCAGCATCTGGTGAGGCCAGAGCCACTCAATCAACCGGGCGTGGGGATTATCGTGACCGTGGTGGCGCTTGCCAGCACGCTGGCGTTGGTGACGTTCCAGCGCTGGGTGGTGCGTAAAACCCGCAGCCAGGCCGTGCGTGCCGATATGCTGCATTATCAGTCCGATGTTATGATGAACGGCGCCATCCTCGTGGCGCTGGTACTGGCCAGTTTTGGCTGGCAGCGGGCAGATTCTCTGTTTGCTCTTGGGATTGGCATCTATATTTTGTATAGCGCCCTGCGCATGGGCTTTGACGCTGTACAGTCTCTACTTGACCGTGCGCTGCCGGATGAAGAACAAACCGCGATTGTCGATATCGCGACATCCTGGCCTGGCGTGCGCGGCGCGCACGACTTCAGAACGCGTCAGTCAGGGCCGACTCGTTTTATTCAGCTTCACCTGGAAATGGATGACCAGCTGCCGCTCGTGCAGGCGCACGCGATTGCCGATGCGGTAGAGCAGGCAATACGGCAACGGTTTCCGGGTTCGGATGTGATTATTCATCAGGATCCCTGTTCGGTTGTGCCATCTCATACGGCAAAAAAATTGCCGGATGGTGGGTACTAA